A window from Mixophyes fleayi isolate aMixFle1 chromosome 12, aMixFle1.hap1, whole genome shotgun sequence encodes these proteins:
- the LOC142108687 gene encoding uncharacterized protein LOC142108687 has product MEDNNITQDSTGENPITLNIHPILYSADKSSELSNHKECNSDNIDIVTHRTAHTDDTLFPCSEGGKSCTVKLSLHKHQKSHIAENPFTCSECGKCFAYKSKLVEHQRTHTGEKPFQCSECGKCFVYKSNLVEHRRSHTDETQFPCSECEKCFVQKSKLIRHQRTHTGEKPFPCSECGKCFTQKSKLVEHQRTHTGEKPFPCSECGKCFAHKSKLVEHQRTHTGEKPFPCSECGKCFVYKSNHVEHQKTHTDEKPFPCSECEKCFAVKSKLIRHQRTHTGEKPFPCSECGKCFSQKSKLVKHQRIHTGERPFPCSECGKCFAQKSKHIEHQRIHTGEKPFPCSECGKGFAQKSNLVKHHRTHTGEKPFPCSECGKCFPWNSKLIKHQRTHAGEKTFPCSE; this is encoded by the coding sequence ATGGAAGATAACAACATCACTCAAGATTCTACAGGAGAAAACCCaattaccctaaatatacatccaatacTTTACAGTGCAGATAAATCATCTGAACTCTCTAATCATAAGGAATGTAATTCTGATAacatagatattgttacacatcgtacagctcatacagatgatacattatttccatgttctgagggtGGGAAAAGCTGTACAGTTAAATTATCTCTTCATAAACATCAGAAAAGTCACATAGCTGAGAACccttttacatgttctgagtgtgggaaatgttttgcatataaatCAAAGCTTGtcgaacatcagagaactcacacaggtgagaaaccattccaatgttctgagtgtgggaaatgttttgtatataaatcaaatcttgttgaacatcggaGATCTCACACAGATGAGACacaatttccatgttctgagtgtgagaaatgttttgtacagaaatcaaaacttattagacatcagagaactcacacaggtgagaaaccgtttccatgttctgaatgtgggaaatgttttacacagaaatcaaaacttgttgaacatcagagaactcacacaggtgagaaaccatttccgtgttctgagtgtgggaaatgttttgcacataaatcaaaacttgttgaacatcagagaactcacacaggcgagaaaccatttccatgttctgagtgtgggaaatgttttgtataCAAATCAAATCATGttgaacatcagaaaactcacacagatgagaaaccatttccatgttctgagtgtgagaaatgttttgccgtaaaatcaaaacttattagacatcagagaactcacacaggtgagaagccatttccatgttctgagtgtgggaaatgtttttcacagaaatcaaaacttgtcaaacatcagagaattcacacaggtgagagaccatttccatgttctgaatgtgggaaatgttttgcacagaaatcaaaacacattgaacatcagagaattcacacaggggaaaaaccgtttccgtgttctgagtgtgggaagggTTTTGCACAAAAGTCAAACCTTGTCAAACATcacagaactcacacaggtgagaaaccatttccatgttctgagtgtggaaaatgttttccaTGGAACTCAAAACTTATCAAACATCAGAGAACCCATGCAGGTGAGAaaacattcccatgttctgagtaA